The DNA region TCGGCGGTCGATGACGTGGATGACGCCCTCGCCCTTCTTCGCCGGACAGACCTCCGCGGCGCGGACGTTCTCGTCGAGTTCGTCCTCGCCGATGTAGTAGGAGTTCGCCTTCGCCAGTCCGGAGGCGAGGTCCATCCCCCAGTTGTCGGCGACTTCGGCGCAGCGCCCCGCTCCGAAGCACTTGTTCGCCTCGAAGAGTATCTTGTAGG from Haloprofundus halobius includes:
- a CDS encoding ferredoxin, yielding MSDDGVKKPSEFGGEGPPVDEKPYKILFEANKCFGAGRCAEVADNWGMDLASGLAKANSYYIGEDELDENVRAAEVCPAKKGEGVIHVIDRRTDEEIAPNPHGDGTLSVDW